In Vespa velutina chromosome 1, iVesVel2.1, whole genome shotgun sequence, the genomic stretch taattttcaggTTTGCATCATGTACTTCTTCCTGAAGAAGCTTCTAAATCTTGTGCATTTTCAGAAGAAATTCCTATAACTCGATCTCAAGCTCTTAAGaatgaattttctaaaatacaaGTTTATAATTCTTGTTTacttcaaaattataaaatcgaatgtatatttttaaaataatcacTATTTTGGTGATTACCAAAAaccaattgaaaattatttagttGATTTGATGGAAATGTACTTTTGAATTTTTGTATGcaattatttactttacttCTTAGTTATAGCgagaatatataatagttaccTTATCATGCACAGGCGATCGTGTAAGTATGATCTacaagtaattattaaaaattagaattatttcattattttatagtacaatatcgataatatctttaattcaGATTTactgtaaatgtatatattttttcagagaattataacaaataaaccTGCTTTAGATGAGTATCCTGATCTTGAACGGCTATGCAAACTAAAAGATAGATGTATTACTTTAATCatgtataaatgttatttctatataataatgtaaaaaaaataaaagaataataatattcattgttattataaatataattagcaAGGAAATTTGTGTAATTATATAAGGATaagattatataatgtaataactaTGATATGTAGTACATGCTCAAATGAGCATGCCATGCaagcaataataattttactgctgaaatgaaagaaacagtCCCTTTAAATAAATCACCCGGTTATCctaaattatcaattttttcatttgaaggTATTCTAAATGATAAAGAGATTTTTTATTGAGATTTGATAaaactatttttaataactattgtgataattatatattatcatttcaaaaagtaaaaaaacctaagagataaatatgattaaataGTACATATAGCTGAAATTATAGTAGAAGCAATTCAATGTGGAAAAGATAGATgtttttccaaaatttttgcaaaaattataaaatatcaaaaaggtaaaaattgaaaattaattcaattaaaatttaaatatttcatttagaaattaattgtataaaagcTTATTCCATTAATACTTGATGATagagcaacaaaaaaaaatgtgaatatatgaatatttggAATTAATATGTCCACCAGGTATACAAATTAGCAATACATGCAAGCAACTGACTTCTATGACACTgttgaatatatttgaattatctttcttttcttatttgtagGATTATTTGCTTCAGTATGTTATTACTTACTAAGAAAATGAatgtttcttataaatttgaGACCATCATtctcttataaaatttttaacatgtGTATGAGTGATCCtactaaaatatttatattatagtatgtaatatatattacaaatatatattacatactataataaaaatatataaataaaaaatatataataaaatatacaataaaaaatatataataaaaatatattatataatatatatatattacaaattataaaagttaaatattcacagtaattatttcttttaccgattaaataatttatgaaatgaATTTCCACATTTTATGAATTctatacaaagaaaaagctttattATAGCATttgatatgaaatataaaaatataaaaaatcaagtaatatttaaattactcTACAAAgacgttatataaatattttttaaagtatttttattatctctgaatacaatttttatatgctaaaaaattaattcgtatttatttatttcaattcatataataattaatacgtgTACAAATAGCAAACTGTGGTATCAAGTTGATTAGACTAAAATCCTGtcttttatatgataattatcatgctgaaatatttttagaaaatcttCATGATGACaagaattttatgaaaaataatatacatatatctttttttttatgcctatgattacttataaattatattcattcattgttagaaataaattgtttctttcAAATCATGCTttgttatttctaatatactttattatttctaatttatttattttgacataattttattttatataaacattttattgtaCTTTCATACTACtaactttttgaaaaaattatttatttgtttattttttacatttataggatattattcaaacatttaaaaaaatctctGTATGATATCAATTATCTCTTGTCTCAGGTTCCTCATCATATGCAGCCATAACTTTTTCCATAATTTCCCAGAGTTTATCTCTTGTTAAATCTTTACAAAATACctgtaatattaaatcattattgtttattattgtaaaattaatactagtaatttaaaagagaattttttttaacacttaCATTAAACCATGGTTGTTGATCACATTCATCCATTAAAGGAACAACTACACCATAAATTTGTAAAGCAAGATTGATACATGCTATTGCTATTAAATGTGGTGGATAATCAAGTATAGCAGGAGAATGATGAAAATCTTGTAATAGTGCCATACTAGTTTTGGCTACTGGGTATTTTGACCATTCTTCTTCTCCAAACCAAGCTTGCAAAGATCTCAAATAGTGCAACATGTActttgaagaataaaaatataaaatgaaataattgtaaaagaatgatatgattcattgttatttttcaaacttaccatataatttaaattaaaattttaaaaaatattaattcataaatacttaataaaagaaaaagtaatatgaTTAGTTAAAAGTACTAACTTTGTGTGGATGCACTGGGCTTACTTGAAACTTCAACATACGCATGATGAGAAGTTCAGCTTGCACAATAGCATCTCTCATACTCCAATATTGCTCTCCTAATTCCAGTGGTTGCGAACCTCTATGAAGTGTGCTATATGATACATTCATCAcatctcttatttttaaattatcatccTTAGCTTTTCCTGCCAGATATAAACAAGTAGCTGCTAttaactaaaaaaaatataattttattagcaAATAAGTACAatcatgatattattatatattttctgtttatttcttacttctatatcctaattaattaattaaataacttaCATAATTATCATATCCTTGAGCAGTAGCTTCTTTCATAAATCTATGATATAAAGTTGCTGCTGTGGCAATTGTTAGAAAATGAGCCTCTAATTTTAAACCTATAAACAGATTTCctttagaatattttaaaaaatataatatactaaacttataatatataaacttacCACATTCGAAGATAAATCTTGATACTGTGAAACTGTCATTGGCTTTAGTATAATCGATTGTAATACTTTTCTGTAAtgtattccttttctctcgttgCATTGCTAATACATCTATTACATCTTTCATCTTTGAACTGcacatttaatatacatattaaaaataagtattcgcaataaataagtaattctcaaaaaaatttattaagtaaaatatcaaattttgtagaatttatattagattttttatttattgacgACAAATACATCAACATAAAAGTTAATATGGATAATGGATAATCTAACTATGACGCGACTGATGAATGCCGGATCGTTTCTAACCCATAATATtagttttgttatatatattctgcAGAAAGGTTTGCTGTCTCCTAACCTGTTTTAAATTgctttatatgaaataataatcagtatTACTATATCGGATGAGTATAGTGACAGCCAAACAAGTGATTTAACATCGATATTTGCGCGTTGATAAAGTTTATAGATTACTTTACtacaaacataaaaaataaatacatacctTAAAGTTTCAGTACTCGTTGGTTCCGTAGGATTCATTTTAGTAGCACAATAATTACTCGTAGGATAAAATGactaaattaattatagattatatttaatgtgtTTATCttcttaatagaaaataatcataacaTAATCATAACTACTCCGTTATAAaactttcattaataatataattagacAAGAAAGGCTTGCATTGATTACATTTGGTTACTAGTTTTGATTACTAGCACtagtaatataaaatcatagtTTGAACATATCATTGATTGGACAATTTCTGCGCATGATTACAATAACCAATCATTTTTTACctcttcaaaataaaattatctaaatcgatattaattacataatttgtagtcaacgtaaaaaaaaaataatatcaaaagtaTTTCCAAAAAAGGATGTTAAAGATATAtggtttaatttttctttgttaaataCGATAGctctatgaaaaaattaataatatagtacCTTTAATAAcaaagacataaaaaaaaatgtttttttgcaaatttgtATTCAAGTATAGAAAGATATCTCAATAAACctcgaattaaattaaactacaaaagataaaagaatatcttAACAACTTTAAAATTACTGTAAGTTCATTATATTAATCTTGATTTGTACTATGTTAGATCAcctcattatatatattataaagtataaaacaaagataattttaaatggcatgtgtaaaatcaattaagaagtatatattatattaatttcttaaaaattagtttttttaatcgtttatattaaaGATGTATAAAATCTAAGATTTGGGTCTggtaaagaaattataacaGAAGTAGCTCTtcataaacatataatatatctttcttgttCCGAGCTAAAAGAACAcagataatgaaataatatttacctaGTTAAAGACGACTCAATGTAGTCTGtattatcactattaaaaaattgtattgtttcatatgtattatttttactcaGCATtccattataaattaatatatcatccACCAATATCTgatgaagataaataaatttatcattatatttttgacaaaaatattttataacatgaTACTTTGTGTTTTGTACAAATTTGATTCATCTATAATCTTTCTTATAGCTTAATGTTTACTTACTgcaaattcttttattcttcttgatTTAGTTTTTCCATAATTCCATAATTTTATGGCATTTACAGTCGTaggataagaaaatataatataaatacgatttgTCTAGATGATGAGTCAAGATATGATAagattaatgtaattatcaaCAATTTTGTGTTATTGATGTCTTATCTAACAATTTTTagatttagatataaataatatgtaataaatattacttactTCACCAGGCAAAATTGGTGCAAGCCATGAATGTTgaccatcattattatcattcacaccatctattaatttatctgGTGTTCTTATATCATTATCAATTCCTTCtagtatatttatactttctgGATAAGCTGCTATATCTGAggaatatatatcaatattgtcCAATAAAACAATGacaaatatgttatatatatatatatatactcactaTCTCTgtttaatttgatttgatgACCATTGATACCAACAAATTCAATGCCATTGAGACCCACATAATAAGAATCACCCcaacttgaaaatattattatttgatacaCAAAACCCTGTGGCATTAAGGGTActtcataatctttattaaatagaataatttctgtaatataccaattaataaaataattattttaatagatactatatataaaattacttagttatgtaaaattttatggTATTACTTTCTTGGGACAGAGTTAAAGTTCCATTAAattcttttgataatattaattcattgtcCAAATGACAAGTAAAACTTATTTCttgtacaaaattataatgacaatTTCCTGGAGCTCTTCTCAATAAGAAGCTATCACAGTCTTCTTCAAATATTGATTTTCCAtccaatttaataaataaacgtttcacctacatttaataattgttatatatcaaATGCTTGTAGTCATTAACTGtgttaattgttttatttcattatatgaaAAAGCTTACACCACAATATGACAACTCCAGAGAAGCATTATAATTCCAGAATCTCATACCAGTAATACATACTTCTTTGTCGAatgtaattgttataataatttcttcattttcatttatataatctattaaCAACATATGATCTTTATCAGTTGTTATATTGTATCCatcaatcaattttaaaagatttatattatgtaagtTGCATTTTAAGTTAGCATGAGTTGttgacaaaattaaattttggtTTCCAATGAATTCTATTCCATTAAGAcctacatataattatataatgttaatatgattattacctattaattacaatatgaATTATTCACCTACTATTCCAGCAGCACCCCAATTTGAAAGAATAATCAATTGAATTTCTTTACAAACAAGggataatgtattatattcacTATCACTAGATACAGTTGAATGATTTCCAACTGAACAATCATTTTTACGCCTTCCAAATGTTATCTACAATAAAATAGACTGCACAACATATTCATAATTcacatataataattcaatattatttacatttaaattagTCGTTACTGTTGCtggtctatctttctccttttctgcATAATTAAgcatattgttat encodes the following:
- the LOC124950896 gene encoding cyclin-Q isoform X1 yields the protein MNPTEPTSTETLSSKMKDVIDVLAMQREKRNTLQKSITIDYTKANDSFTVSRFIFECGLKLEAHFLTIATAATLYHRFMKEATAQGYDNYLIAATCLYLAGKAKDDNLKIRDVMNVSYSTLHRGSQPLELGEQYWSMRDAIVQAELLIMRMLKFQVSPVHPHKYMLHYLRSLQAWFGEEEWSKYPVAKTSMALLQDFHHSPAILDYPPHLIAIACINLALQIYGVVVPLMDECDQQPWFNVFCKDLTRDKLWEIMEKVMAAYDEEPETRDN
- the LOC124950896 gene encoding cyclin-Q isoform X2; translated protein: MKDVIDVLAMQREKRNTLQKSITIDYTKANDSFTVSRFIFECGLKLEAHFLTIATAATLYHRFMKEATAQGYDNYLIAATCLYLAGKAKDDNLKIRDVMNVSYSTLHRGSQPLELGEQYWSMRDAIVQAELLIMRMLKFQVSPVHPHKYMLHYLRSLQAWFGEEEWSKYPVAKTSMALLQDFHHSPAILDYPPHLIAIACINLALQIYGVVVPLMDECDQQPWFNVFCKDLTRDKLWEIMEKVMAAYDEEPETRDN